The following are encoded in a window of Scophthalmus maximus strain ysfricsl-2021 chromosome 2, ASM2237912v1, whole genome shotgun sequence genomic DNA:
- the nup98 gene encoding nuclear pore complex protein Nup98-Nup96 isoform X2 codes for MFNKSFGTPFGGGTGGFGNASTFGQQNAGFGATGGFGTSAFGTTTNTGGLFGTTQNKPGGLFGSSTFSQPPAASSASTGFGFGATSATSTSLFGSTATGASGGLFSQPNNAFGATKPTSFGSFGTSTNSSGGLFGATNTASNPFGAASSLFGGAGGFSATQQQQQQQPGTTVKFNPPTGSDTMVKAGVTTSINTKHQCITAMKEYENKSLEELRLEDYQAGRKGPTTQMAAATASLFSSATPTSSAATGLFGAAAPNASFSFGPNKGTFGAAAAAPGGFGAATGSLFTQPTQQPASSLFKPFGQTTTAPNTGFSFGNTNTIGQANTSTMGLFGQTAPAQAGGLFGAAQTSTAPGFGTATGLFGQTNAGFGNVGTSSTLFGNKTSGFGATTTSAPSFGTGGGLFGNKPALTLGPGTNASSFGFGTNPAAGSLFGNKPATGGLGTGLGTSFGAVGAGQTSLFGNNQNKLGTTLGTMGTFGATGFNSGSSALGFGAPQQPVALTDPSGAAAQQAMLQQQLSVLAYSPYGDSPLFRNPLSDPKKKEERLKPTNPTAQKALTTPTHYKLTPRPATRVRPKALTSSGSSKSQLFDGLDDDEPSLTNGAFVPRKSIKKLVLKNLNSSQYNSQTEIETDDLASPSEYPHNGHSLVEDEDELRELVRPGSRVDDDPEVTHFYVNPIAKPIPQGRVHASLQDTISDLNMHKPARNGLELSSDDVSASLGEESLQEEREEEPQEVQQAPHPAGIVLNRVGYYTIPSMKDLAEMVDDHGDCSVDNFTVGRKGYGSIFFPGEVNVTGLNLDEIVHFRRKEVIVYPDDKNKPPEGEGLNRRAEVTLDGVWPNDKTSCAQIRSPERLTDMNYEGRLEKASRKQGARFLEYRSETGSWVFEVAHFSKYGLQDSDEDDDVPLKTDPKKLKTMMSLPPSQQQVAPQAQSKVVVEVPSGGVAELDSDMADITQSFPTESMLGGGEEEDHDAESDLPGAESTSAKLGGLTLAEHDGISASSHIASSLGINPHTLQIMKASLFAEDEEESDMFVDRGVMKVDVSSPRLVLTGAQSRTSVGGLLQARFTSGLLSQLSDSSPHPPRPLSRASPSLGDAPRSLHWAGPSPSFLLPPRTPEPSVRTVGVRRLGGPVALKESVTVGKGSFLMDTGLFVGRSFRVGWGPGWTLAHCGERLSSPTSKHQEQTGKTDFSFLPKPARSKPLVESPYKVVLEQLVGLEPRATCEEEGEGSQAVLQRPLEICLQHSTISATDASACPLVRPQLGVAALHEYAKWITELNDAQGDADPILGHWAEVWTLCAALWGRLGPADQEPDDDAPSDYEQQLERRRTFSAWLSHGATCRVEEEVAQVERGRHTDAIFSYLTGNRISEACRLAQKEGDHRLSLLLSQAVGSQYGRDLLALQLADWNRMQTDCYLPEERLRIFTLLAGKPVWQSSDSVVNVCSQLDWKRCVAVHLWFMLPPTASVADALAKYEAAFQGSCEGGKYACAPLPPYLEAEKLDMMMDEEEEEEESKRPLYDLCFHLLKLYSDRHYSLQQLLEPLTITWQRLDYRLSWHLWGVLQALHYSHLSASRQGLLHASYAAQLESAGLWHMAIFILLHIPEHTQRERAVREMLTLHCPLLETDESLRRERFLTERLLIPGQWIHEAKATRARRDADRHQEALQLYRAGYWSQCHRLLIQHLASDCIINDNHDYLLEFLEGLAVPEHSTSIQDWDTAGRVYLDYIRVIKTLQDIQQMENSGYELERLYTDVTSLCGRIELLPCSTARDRLAQSEMAKRVSNILRVVLSLQQGDAASDSLGVPLAQLAPHVTRLPMPEDYTLEELRGLTQSYLRQLIVGQ; via the exons ATGTTCAACAAGTCGTTCGGGACGCCCTTCGGCGGGGGGACGGGCGGGTTCGGCAACGCATCCACCTTCGGACAACAAa acgcCGGCTTCGGGGCGACGGGCGGCTTCGGGACGTCTGCGTTCGGGACGACCACCAACACCGGAGGCCTGTTCGGCACCACACAGAACAAACCCG GCGGCCTGTTCGGGTCCAGTACGTTCAGCCAACCGCCCGCTGCCTCCTCCGCCAGCACCGGTTTTGGCTTCGGCGCGACCAGCGCCACGTCCACCAGCCTGTTCGGCAGCACCGCGACCGGCGCCAGCGGCGGACTCTTCTCCCAGCCGAACAATGCCTTCGGCGCCACCAAACCCACATCTTTTGGAA GCTTCGGGACAAGCACCAACAGCAGCGGCGGCTTGTTCGGGGCGACCAACACAGCCTCCAACCCGTTCGGTGCAGCCAGCTCACTGTTCGGGGGCGCGGGGGGATTCTCCgccacgcagcagcagcagcagcagcagccggggaCGACCGTGAAGTTCAAT CctccaacaggaagtgacacgatGGTGAAAGCCGGCGTGACCACAAGCATCAACACCAAACACCAGTGCATCACGGCAATGAAGGAGTATGAGAACAAATCTCTGGAG GAGTTGAGGCTGGAGGATTACCAGGCGGGCCGGAAGGGCCCGACCACCCAGATGGCAGCTGCGACGGCCAGCCTGTTCAGTTCGGCCACGCCCACATCCAGTGCCGCCACGGGCCTGTTTGGCGCCGCAGCCCCCAACGCCAGCTTCTCGTTTGGGCCGAACAAAGGCACGTTTGGAGCAG cagcggcggcgccCGGCGGGTTCGGTGCCGCCACCGGTAGCCTGTTCACGCAACCGACCCAGCAACCGGCCAGCAGCCTGTTCAAGCCGTTCGGTCAGACCACCACTGCGCCCAACACTGGCTTCTCCTTCGGCAACACGAACACCATTGGCCAGGCCAACACCAGCACCATG GGTTTGTTTGGCCAGACTGCGCCGGCTCAGGCGGGCGGGTTGTTTGGCGCCGCTCAGACCAGCACAGCCCCCGGCTTCGGGACGGCCACCGGACTGTTCGGACAAACCAACGCCGGGTTTGGAAACGTCGGCACATCG TCGACTCTGTTCGGTAACAAGACAAGTGGGTTCGgcgccaccaccaccagcgcCCCGTCCTTCGGCACCGGTGGCGGGCTCTTCGGCAACAAGCCAGCCCTCACGCTGGGACCCGGCACCAACGCGTCCTCCTTCG GCTTCGGGACGAACCCAGCTGCAGGGAGTCTGTTCGGGAACAAACCAGCCACTGGCGGACTCGGCACCGGACTGGGAACCAGCTTTGGAGCAG tgGGCGCCGGGCAGACGTCGCTGTTCGGGAACAACCAGAACAAACTGGGAACCACGCTGGGAACGATGGGAACCTTCGGAGCGACGGGATTCAACAGTGGATCCAGCGCCCTGGGCTTCGGAGCGCCGCAGCAGCCAGTCG CGCTCACGGACCCGAGCGGCGCCGCGGCCCAGCAGGCcatgctccagcagcagctcagcgtTCTGGCATATTCTCCGTACGGAGACTCGCCGCTATTCAGGAACCCGCTGTCAGACcccaagaagaaggaggag CGTCTGAAACCAACCAATCCAACAGCCCAGAAGGCTCTGACCACGCCCACCCACTACAAGCTGACCCCTCGACCCGCAACCAGGGTCCGGCCCAAAGCGCTGACGTCATCCGGCTCATCCAAGTCGCAGCTATTTGACGGCCTGGACGATGACGAGCCCTCGCTCACCAATGGCGCCTTCGTACCCAG GAAGAGTATCAAGAAACTTGTGTTGAAGAATCTGAACAGCAGTCAGTACAACAGCCAGACGGAGATCGAGACGGACGACCTCGCTTCACCATCAGAGTATCCACACAACggacacag CctggtggaggatgaggacgagttGAGGGAGCTGGTGAGGCCCGGCAGCCGAGTGGACGACGACCCCGAGGTCACGCACTTCTATGTCAACCCCATCGCCAAGCCGATCCCGCAGGGCCGCGTCCACGCCAGCCTGCAGGACACCATCAGTGACCTGAACATGCACAAACCCGCCAGGAACGGCCTGGAG CTGAGCAGTGATGACGTGTCGGCGTCTCTGGGGGAGGAgtctctgcaggaggagagggaggaggagcctcAGGAGGTTCAACAAGCTCCTCATCCGGCAG gCATCGTCCTGAACCGAGTGGGTTACTACACCATCCCCTCCATGAAGGATCTTGCGGAGATGGTTGACGACCACGGAGATTGTTCAGTGGATAACTTCACCGTTGGCAGGAAAG GCTACGGTTCCATCTTCTTCCCCGGGGAGGTGAACGTGACGGGACTGAACCTGGACGAGATCGTGCACTTCAGACGCAAGGAGGTCATCGTGTACCCGGACGACAAGAACAAGCCAccagagggggaggggcttaacAG GCGGGCGGAAGTGACACTGGACGGCGTTTGGCCAAATGACAAGACGAGCTGTGCTCAGATCCGGAGCCCCGAGCGTCTGACCGACATGAACTACGAGGGGCGTCTGGAGAAAGCCTCGCGAAAACAGGGAGCGCGTTTCCTGGAGTACCGATCTGAGACGGGCTCCTGGGTGTTCGAG GTGGCCCACTTCTCCAAATATGGCCTCCAGGACTCTGACGAAGACGACGACGTGCCGTTGAAAACCGACCCCAAGAAGCTGAAGAccatgatgtcacttcctcctTCCCAGCAGCAGGTGGCACCACAGGCTCAG tCCAAAGTTGTCGTGGAGGTTCCAAGCGGTGGCGTGGCGGAGCTGGACAGCGACATGGCCGACATCACCCAGAGCTTCCCGACAGAGAGCATgctgggaggaggggaggaggaggaccacgACGCTGAGAGCGACCTGCCGGGGGCGGAGTCAACGAGCGCAAAGCTCGGAGGTCTGACCCTCGCCGAGCACGACGGCATCTCGGCGTCCAGCCACATCGCGTCTTCGCTGGGCATCAACCCGCACACTCTGCAG ATCATGAAGGCATCTCTGTTcgcggaggacgaggaggagagcgacATGTTTGTGGATCGAGGAGTGATGAAGGTtgacgtctcctctcctcgtctcgtcctgACGGGAGCTCAGAGCAGAACGTCTG tgggCGGTCTCCTTCAGGCTCGTTTCACCTCCGGCCTCCTCTCTCAGCTCTCAGACTCTTCTCCTCACCCTCCACGTCCTCTGTCCCGGGCGTCCCCGTCTTTGGGCGATGCCCCCCGCTCTCTCCACTGGGCGGGGCCCAGCCCCTCCTTCCTGCTGCCCCCTCGCACCCCAGAGCCGTCGGTCAGGACGGTGGGCGTACGGCGACTGGGCGGCCCCGTCGCCCTCAAAGAGTCGGTCACTGTCGGGAAG gGGAGTTTTTTGATGGACACCGGGCTATTTGTGGGTCGATCCTTCCGGGTCGGGTGGGGTCCCGGCTGGACGCTCGCGCACTGCGGCGAGCGGCTGAGTTCACCGACCTCCAAACACCAAGAACAGACCGGCAAGACCGACTTCAGCTTCCTGCCGAAACCTGCCAGGAGCAAACC ACTCGTCGAGAGCCCGTACAAGGTGGTGTTGGAGCAGCTGGTGGGTCTTGAGCCTCGGGCAACCTgcgaggaggagggtgaagggaGCCAGGCGGTgctgcagcgccccctggagaTCTGCCTGCAGCACAGCACCATCAGCGCCACTGATGCCTCCGCCTGCCCCCTGGTGCGACCGCAGCTCGGCGTGGCGGCGCTGCACGAATATGCCAAGTGGATCACGGAGCTGAACGACGCACAGGGCGACGCAGACC ccaTCCTGGGCCACTGGGCCGAGGTGTGGACCCTGTGTGCGGCGCTGTGGGGGCGGCTGGGCCCCGCAGACCAGGAGCCGGATGACGACGCGCCCAGCGACTacgagcagcagctggagagacGGCGAACCTTCTCGGCCTGGCTGTCGCACGGCGCCAcctgcagggtggaggaggaagtggccCAGGTGGAAAGGGGGCGCCACACGGATGCCATCTTCAGCTATCTGACGGGCAACCGCATCAGCGAGGCGTGTCGACTCGCGCAGAAAGAAG GTGACCACCGCCTGTCGCTGCTGCTGTCGCAGGCCGTGGGCTCGCAGTACGGCCGCGACCTGCTCGCCCTTCAGCTCGCCGACTGGAACCGCATGCAGACGGACTGCTACCTGCCGGAGGAGCGGCTGCGCATCTTCACACTGCTCGCTGGGAAACCT GTGTGGCAGTCGTCGGACTCCGTGGTGAATGTTTGCTCGCAGCTGGACTGGAAACGCTGCGTCGCCGTTCACCTCTGGTTCATGTTGCCTCCGACCGCCTCCGTGGCGGACGCCCTCGCCAAGTATGAAGCTGCCTTCCAG GGCTCGTGTGAGGGGGGGAAGTACGCCTGCGCCCCCCTGCCTCCATACCTGGAGGCGGAGAAGTTGGACATgatgatggatgaggaggaagaggaggaggagtctaAACGGCCGCTGTACGACCTGTGTTTCCACTTGCTCAAACTCTACAGCGACAG ACACTacagtctgcagcagctgctggagccgCTCACCATCACGTGGCAGCGCCTGGACTATCGTCTCAGCTGGCACCTGTGGGGCGTCCTGCAGGCGTTACACTATAGCCATCTGAGCGCCTCGCGGCAGGGCCTCCTCCACGCCAGCTACGCCGCGCAGCTGGAGAGCGCCGGCCTCTGGCACATGGCCATCTTCATCCTGCTGCACATCCCCGAGCACAC TCAGCGCGAGCGAGCGGTGAGGGAGATGCTGACGCtgcactgccccctgctggagacGGACGAGTCGCTGCGGAGGGAACGCTTCCTGACGGAGCGGTTGCTGATCCCGGGGCAGTGGATCCACGAGGCCAAGGCCACCAGGGCCCGGCGGGACGCTGACCGCCACCAGGAGGCGCTGCAGCTTTACCGGGCCGGGTACTGGAGCCAGTGTCACCGGCTACTCATCCAACATCTGGCCTCAG ACTGCATCATCAACGACAACCACGACTACCTGCTGGAGTTCCTGGAGGGGCTGGCGGTCCCTGAACACAGCACCAGCATCCAGGACTGGGACACGGCGGGGAGGGTCTACCTGGACTACATCCGGGTCATCAAGACCCTGCAGGACATCCAgcag ATGGAGAACAGCGGCTACGAGCTGGAGCGACTCTACACCGACGTGACGTCGCTCTGTGGCAGAATCGAGCTCCTGCCGTGCAGCACGGCCAGAGACCGGCTCGCCCAATCAG aaATGGCGAAGCGTGTGTCCAACATCCTGCGCGTGGTGCTCAGCCTGCAGCAGGGCGACGCGGCGTCCGACTCCCTCGGCGTCCCTCTCGCCCAGCTGGCGCCGCACGTCACCCGCCTGCCGATGCCGGAGGACTACACGCTGGAGGAGCTGCGCGGCCTCACCCAGTCGTACCTGCGGCAGCTAATCGTCGGCCAATGA
- the nup98 gene encoding nuclear pore complex protein Nup98-Nup96 isoform X1 → MFNKSFGTPFGGGTGGFGNASTFGQQNAGFGATGGFGTSAFGTTTNTGGLFGTTQNKPGGLFGSSTFSQPPAASSASTGFGFGATSATSTSLFGSTATGASGGLFSQPNNAFGATKPTSFGSFGTSTNSSGGLFGATNTASNPFGAASSLFGGAGGFSATQQQQQQQPGTTVKFNPPTGSDTMVKAGVTTSINTKHQCITAMKEYENKSLEELRLEDYQAGRKGPTTQMAAATASLFSSATPTSSAATGLFGAAAPNASFSFGPNKGTFGAAAAAPGGFGAATGSLFTQPTQQPASSLFKPFGQTTTAPNTGFSFGNTNTIGQANTSTMGLFGQTAPAQAGGLFGAAQTSTAPGFGTATGLFGQTNAGFGNVGTSSTLFGNKTSGFGATTTSAPSFGTGGGLFGNKPALTLGPGTNASSFGFGTNPAAGSLFGNKPATGGLGTGLGTSFGAAVGAGQTSLFGNNQNKLGTTLGTMGTFGATGFNSGSSALGFGAPQQPVALTDPSGAAAQQAMLQQQLSVLAYSPYGDSPLFRNPLSDPKKKEERLKPTNPTAQKALTTPTHYKLTPRPATRVRPKALTSSGSSKSQLFDGLDDDEPSLTNGAFVPRKSIKKLVLKNLNSSQYNSQTEIETDDLASPSEYPHNGHSLVEDEDELRELVRPGSRVDDDPEVTHFYVNPIAKPIPQGRVHASLQDTISDLNMHKPARNGLELSSDDVSASLGEESLQEEREEEPQEVQQAPHPAGIVLNRVGYYTIPSMKDLAEMVDDHGDCSVDNFTVGRKGYGSIFFPGEVNVTGLNLDEIVHFRRKEVIVYPDDKNKPPEGEGLNRRAEVTLDGVWPNDKTSCAQIRSPERLTDMNYEGRLEKASRKQGARFLEYRSETGSWVFEVAHFSKYGLQDSDEDDDVPLKTDPKKLKTMMSLPPSQQQVAPQAQSKVVVEVPSGGVAELDSDMADITQSFPTESMLGGGEEEDHDAESDLPGAESTSAKLGGLTLAEHDGISASSHIASSLGINPHTLQIMKASLFAEDEEESDMFVDRGVMKVDVSSPRLVLTGAQSRTSVGGLLQARFTSGLLSQLSDSSPHPPRPLSRASPSLGDAPRSLHWAGPSPSFLLPPRTPEPSVRTVGVRRLGGPVALKESVTVGKGSFLMDTGLFVGRSFRVGWGPGWTLAHCGERLSSPTSKHQEQTGKTDFSFLPKPARSKPLVESPYKVVLEQLVGLEPRATCEEEGEGSQAVLQRPLEICLQHSTISATDASACPLVRPQLGVAALHEYAKWITELNDAQGDADPILGHWAEVWTLCAALWGRLGPADQEPDDDAPSDYEQQLERRRTFSAWLSHGATCRVEEEVAQVERGRHTDAIFSYLTGNRISEACRLAQKEGDHRLSLLLSQAVGSQYGRDLLALQLADWNRMQTDCYLPEERLRIFTLLAGKPVWQSSDSVVNVCSQLDWKRCVAVHLWFMLPPTASVADALAKYEAAFQGSCEGGKYACAPLPPYLEAEKLDMMMDEEEEEEESKRPLYDLCFHLLKLYSDRHYSLQQLLEPLTITWQRLDYRLSWHLWGVLQALHYSHLSASRQGLLHASYAAQLESAGLWHMAIFILLHIPEHTQRERAVREMLTLHCPLLETDESLRRERFLTERLLIPGQWIHEAKATRARRDADRHQEALQLYRAGYWSQCHRLLIQHLASDCIINDNHDYLLEFLEGLAVPEHSTSIQDWDTAGRVYLDYIRVIKTLQDIQQMENSGYELERLYTDVTSLCGRIELLPCSTARDRLAQSEMAKRVSNILRVVLSLQQGDAASDSLGVPLAQLAPHVTRLPMPEDYTLEELRGLTQSYLRQLIVGQ, encoded by the exons ATGTTCAACAAGTCGTTCGGGACGCCCTTCGGCGGGGGGACGGGCGGGTTCGGCAACGCATCCACCTTCGGACAACAAa acgcCGGCTTCGGGGCGACGGGCGGCTTCGGGACGTCTGCGTTCGGGACGACCACCAACACCGGAGGCCTGTTCGGCACCACACAGAACAAACCCG GCGGCCTGTTCGGGTCCAGTACGTTCAGCCAACCGCCCGCTGCCTCCTCCGCCAGCACCGGTTTTGGCTTCGGCGCGACCAGCGCCACGTCCACCAGCCTGTTCGGCAGCACCGCGACCGGCGCCAGCGGCGGACTCTTCTCCCAGCCGAACAATGCCTTCGGCGCCACCAAACCCACATCTTTTGGAA GCTTCGGGACAAGCACCAACAGCAGCGGCGGCTTGTTCGGGGCGACCAACACAGCCTCCAACCCGTTCGGTGCAGCCAGCTCACTGTTCGGGGGCGCGGGGGGATTCTCCgccacgcagcagcagcagcagcagcagccggggaCGACCGTGAAGTTCAAT CctccaacaggaagtgacacgatGGTGAAAGCCGGCGTGACCACAAGCATCAACACCAAACACCAGTGCATCACGGCAATGAAGGAGTATGAGAACAAATCTCTGGAG GAGTTGAGGCTGGAGGATTACCAGGCGGGCCGGAAGGGCCCGACCACCCAGATGGCAGCTGCGACGGCCAGCCTGTTCAGTTCGGCCACGCCCACATCCAGTGCCGCCACGGGCCTGTTTGGCGCCGCAGCCCCCAACGCCAGCTTCTCGTTTGGGCCGAACAAAGGCACGTTTGGAGCAG cagcggcggcgccCGGCGGGTTCGGTGCCGCCACCGGTAGCCTGTTCACGCAACCGACCCAGCAACCGGCCAGCAGCCTGTTCAAGCCGTTCGGTCAGACCACCACTGCGCCCAACACTGGCTTCTCCTTCGGCAACACGAACACCATTGGCCAGGCCAACACCAGCACCATG GGTTTGTTTGGCCAGACTGCGCCGGCTCAGGCGGGCGGGTTGTTTGGCGCCGCTCAGACCAGCACAGCCCCCGGCTTCGGGACGGCCACCGGACTGTTCGGACAAACCAACGCCGGGTTTGGAAACGTCGGCACATCG TCGACTCTGTTCGGTAACAAGACAAGTGGGTTCGgcgccaccaccaccagcgcCCCGTCCTTCGGCACCGGTGGCGGGCTCTTCGGCAACAAGCCAGCCCTCACGCTGGGACCCGGCACCAACGCGTCCTCCTTCG GCTTCGGGACGAACCCAGCTGCAGGGAGTCTGTTCGGGAACAAACCAGCCACTGGCGGACTCGGCACCGGACTGGGAACCAGCTTTGGAGCAG cagtgGGCGCCGGGCAGACGTCGCTGTTCGGGAACAACCAGAACAAACTGGGAACCACGCTGGGAACGATGGGAACCTTCGGAGCGACGGGATTCAACAGTGGATCCAGCGCCCTGGGCTTCGGAGCGCCGCAGCAGCCAGTCG CGCTCACGGACCCGAGCGGCGCCGCGGCCCAGCAGGCcatgctccagcagcagctcagcgtTCTGGCATATTCTCCGTACGGAGACTCGCCGCTATTCAGGAACCCGCTGTCAGACcccaagaagaaggaggag CGTCTGAAACCAACCAATCCAACAGCCCAGAAGGCTCTGACCACGCCCACCCACTACAAGCTGACCCCTCGACCCGCAACCAGGGTCCGGCCCAAAGCGCTGACGTCATCCGGCTCATCCAAGTCGCAGCTATTTGACGGCCTGGACGATGACGAGCCCTCGCTCACCAATGGCGCCTTCGTACCCAG GAAGAGTATCAAGAAACTTGTGTTGAAGAATCTGAACAGCAGTCAGTACAACAGCCAGACGGAGATCGAGACGGACGACCTCGCTTCACCATCAGAGTATCCACACAACggacacag CctggtggaggatgaggacgagttGAGGGAGCTGGTGAGGCCCGGCAGCCGAGTGGACGACGACCCCGAGGTCACGCACTTCTATGTCAACCCCATCGCCAAGCCGATCCCGCAGGGCCGCGTCCACGCCAGCCTGCAGGACACCATCAGTGACCTGAACATGCACAAACCCGCCAGGAACGGCCTGGAG CTGAGCAGTGATGACGTGTCGGCGTCTCTGGGGGAGGAgtctctgcaggaggagagggaggaggagcctcAGGAGGTTCAACAAGCTCCTCATCCGGCAG gCATCGTCCTGAACCGAGTGGGTTACTACACCATCCCCTCCATGAAGGATCTTGCGGAGATGGTTGACGACCACGGAGATTGTTCAGTGGATAACTTCACCGTTGGCAGGAAAG GCTACGGTTCCATCTTCTTCCCCGGGGAGGTGAACGTGACGGGACTGAACCTGGACGAGATCGTGCACTTCAGACGCAAGGAGGTCATCGTGTACCCGGACGACAAGAACAAGCCAccagagggggaggggcttaacAG GCGGGCGGAAGTGACACTGGACGGCGTTTGGCCAAATGACAAGACGAGCTGTGCTCAGATCCGGAGCCCCGAGCGTCTGACCGACATGAACTACGAGGGGCGTCTGGAGAAAGCCTCGCGAAAACAGGGAGCGCGTTTCCTGGAGTACCGATCTGAGACGGGCTCCTGGGTGTTCGAG GTGGCCCACTTCTCCAAATATGGCCTCCAGGACTCTGACGAAGACGACGACGTGCCGTTGAAAACCGACCCCAAGAAGCTGAAGAccatgatgtcacttcctcctTCCCAGCAGCAGGTGGCACCACAGGCTCAG tCCAAAGTTGTCGTGGAGGTTCCAAGCGGTGGCGTGGCGGAGCTGGACAGCGACATGGCCGACATCACCCAGAGCTTCCCGACAGAGAGCATgctgggaggaggggaggaggaggaccacgACGCTGAGAGCGACCTGCCGGGGGCGGAGTCAACGAGCGCAAAGCTCGGAGGTCTGACCCTCGCCGAGCACGACGGCATCTCGGCGTCCAGCCACATCGCGTCTTCGCTGGGCATCAACCCGCACACTCTGCAG ATCATGAAGGCATCTCTGTTcgcggaggacgaggaggagagcgacATGTTTGTGGATCGAGGAGTGATGAAGGTtgacgtctcctctcctcgtctcgtcctgACGGGAGCTCAGAGCAGAACGTCTG tgggCGGTCTCCTTCAGGCTCGTTTCACCTCCGGCCTCCTCTCTCAGCTCTCAGACTCTTCTCCTCACCCTCCACGTCCTCTGTCCCGGGCGTCCCCGTCTTTGGGCGATGCCCCCCGCTCTCTCCACTGGGCGGGGCCCAGCCCCTCCTTCCTGCTGCCCCCTCGCACCCCAGAGCCGTCGGTCAGGACGGTGGGCGTACGGCGACTGGGCGGCCCCGTCGCCCTCAAAGAGTCGGTCACTGTCGGGAAG gGGAGTTTTTTGATGGACACCGGGCTATTTGTGGGTCGATCCTTCCGGGTCGGGTGGGGTCCCGGCTGGACGCTCGCGCACTGCGGCGAGCGGCTGAGTTCACCGACCTCCAAACACCAAGAACAGACCGGCAAGACCGACTTCAGCTTCCTGCCGAAACCTGCCAGGAGCAAACC ACTCGTCGAGAGCCCGTACAAGGTGGTGTTGGAGCAGCTGGTGGGTCTTGAGCCTCGGGCAACCTgcgaggaggagggtgaagggaGCCAGGCGGTgctgcagcgccccctggagaTCTGCCTGCAGCACAGCACCATCAGCGCCACTGATGCCTCCGCCTGCCCCCTGGTGCGACCGCAGCTCGGCGTGGCGGCGCTGCACGAATATGCCAAGTGGATCACGGAGCTGAACGACGCACAGGGCGACGCAGACC ccaTCCTGGGCCACTGGGCCGAGGTGTGGACCCTGTGTGCGGCGCTGTGGGGGCGGCTGGGCCCCGCAGACCAGGAGCCGGATGACGACGCGCCCAGCGACTacgagcagcagctggagagacGGCGAACCTTCTCGGCCTGGCTGTCGCACGGCGCCAcctgcagggtggaggaggaagtggccCAGGTGGAAAGGGGGCGCCACACGGATGCCATCTTCAGCTATCTGACGGGCAACCGCATCAGCGAGGCGTGTCGACTCGCGCAGAAAGAAG GTGACCACCGCCTGTCGCTGCTGCTGTCGCAGGCCGTGGGCTCGCAGTACGGCCGCGACCTGCTCGCCCTTCAGCTCGCCGACTGGAACCGCATGCAGACGGACTGCTACCTGCCGGAGGAGCGGCTGCGCATCTTCACACTGCTCGCTGGGAAACCT GTGTGGCAGTCGTCGGACTCCGTGGTGAATGTTTGCTCGCAGCTGGACTGGAAACGCTGCGTCGCCGTTCACCTCTGGTTCATGTTGCCTCCGACCGCCTCCGTGGCGGACGCCCTCGCCAAGTATGAAGCTGCCTTCCAG GGCTCGTGTGAGGGGGGGAAGTACGCCTGCGCCCCCCTGCCTCCATACCTGGAGGCGGAGAAGTTGGACATgatgatggatgaggaggaagaggaggaggagtctaAACGGCCGCTGTACGACCTGTGTTTCCACTTGCTCAAACTCTACAGCGACAG ACACTacagtctgcagcagctgctggagccgCTCACCATCACGTGGCAGCGCCTGGACTATCGTCTCAGCTGGCACCTGTGGGGCGTCCTGCAGGCGTTACACTATAGCCATCTGAGCGCCTCGCGGCAGGGCCTCCTCCACGCCAGCTACGCCGCGCAGCTGGAGAGCGCCGGCCTCTGGCACATGGCCATCTTCATCCTGCTGCACATCCCCGAGCACAC TCAGCGCGAGCGAGCGGTGAGGGAGATGCTGACGCtgcactgccccctgctggagacGGACGAGTCGCTGCGGAGGGAACGCTTCCTGACGGAGCGGTTGCTGATCCCGGGGCAGTGGATCCACGAGGCCAAGGCCACCAGGGCCCGGCGGGACGCTGACCGCCACCAGGAGGCGCTGCAGCTTTACCGGGCCGGGTACTGGAGCCAGTGTCACCGGCTACTCATCCAACATCTGGCCTCAG ACTGCATCATCAACGACAACCACGACTACCTGCTGGAGTTCCTGGAGGGGCTGGCGGTCCCTGAACACAGCACCAGCATCCAGGACTGGGACACGGCGGGGAGGGTCTACCTGGACTACATCCGGGTCATCAAGACCCTGCAGGACATCCAgcag ATGGAGAACAGCGGCTACGAGCTGGAGCGACTCTACACCGACGTGACGTCGCTCTGTGGCAGAATCGAGCTCCTGCCGTGCAGCACGGCCAGAGACCGGCTCGCCCAATCAG aaATGGCGAAGCGTGTGTCCAACATCCTGCGCGTGGTGCTCAGCCTGCAGCAGGGCGACGCGGCGTCCGACTCCCTCGGCGTCCCTCTCGCCCAGCTGGCGCCGCACGTCACCCGCCTGCCGATGCCGGAGGACTACACGCTGGAGGAGCTGCGCGGCCTCACCCAGTCGTACCTGCGGCAGCTAATCGTCGGCCAATGA